TGGATCTGCTGGAGTCATATCTAGCCAAGCCGCAAATCCGGCAAATCCAGCACCATTAGCTGCCATGCTGTCAATGCTTGCAGCAGGCACAAGTTTTGCCCGTTGTACCCCAAACAAATCCGTGAATGAAATTAGAAAATAACGGATACTCTTTTCGCGGGCAATTTCAGAAAGTGAGTTAGTCAAATTGCTTTGCTCCAATTAAAAATTCCAAATCGAACCATACCAAAGGTATATTTTGTTATTCTTCCAGCAATTTCTGTATTGCAACTCGGATGAAGTCTTCATCAGTAGGATTTTGATAGGGATTACCTGCTCTATGACCCCAAAGAGAAGGGATTGGTAAATATTTAGCTTGAGGAATCAGGGCAGCTTCCGCAGCACAATCTTCTGGAGTAAAGTATAAATCTGTTGTGGATGGCATTACCAGCGTTTTAGCTTTAATTGCACCCATAGCCTTTTTATAATCGCCTTGGTAGATGGAGTTATCGCTGACATCGCAGTGTAACCAAGTATCAATCATTGCCAGCAGATTATGCGGGTCGCGCTTTTTGTAGTTAGACTCCCAAGCACGTAGTAAGTAGTCTTCTAAAGATGTATAGCCCAGCTTGTAGTAAATGCCCTGGCGATAAAACGCTTGAGAAGCAGCCCAACTAGCATAAATCCGCGCAAAAGCTTTATATCCCCGCTCTGGAGGGGCTTCAAATCTACTACCATTCCAAGTCGGGTCAGCTGTCAGCGCCGCTCGAAGGCTTTGCAAAAAAATTCGATTATGGTCGGTAGTGCGAGCTGTACCGCACAACGCTGCAATTCGAGTGACGCGCTCGCTATACAATACTCCCCAGTGATATGCTTGCTGTGCGCCCATTGACCAACCGTAAATTAGTGCTAGATGTTCAATCCCAAATACTTCTCGTAACAATTGCTCTTGAGCGCGAACATTATCTACATGGCTAAACCAAAAGCCTTGTTCGCTAAGACCACAATCTTGGCAGTTGCTGGGCGAACTCGAAAGTCCAT
This portion of the Nostoc sp. UHCC 0302 genome encodes:
- a CDS encoding alpha/beta fold hydrolase, whose amino-acid sequence is MTRYPSFLTLENFRLECGAVLSKARLAYQTYGELASDRTNAILYPTSYGAQHCDIDWLIRGDSILDPRRWFMIIPNMFGNGLSSSPSNCQDCGLSEQGFWFSHVDNVRAQEQLLREVFGIEHLALIYGWSMGAQQAYHWGVLYSERVTRIAALCGTARTTDHNRIFLQSLRAALTADPTWNGSRFEAPPERGYKAFARIYASWAASQAFYRQGIYYKLGYTSLEDYLLRAWESNYKKRDPHNLLAMIDTWLHCDVSDNSIYQGDYKKAMGAIKAKTLVMPSTTDLYFTPEDCAAEAALIPQAKYLPIPSLWGHRAGNPYQNPTDEDFIRVAIQKLLEE